One Ictalurus furcatus strain D&B chromosome 7, Billie_1.0, whole genome shotgun sequence genomic window, ttttttaacagaagtgCAGTGGAGTCTGTCCTTACAGGGTGTATTGCATTGTATTCCATACCGTAAAGGAAAACCCTACTACAGGTTGTTAAAACAGCTCAGAAAATCTTCAGCACGCAATTACCAGCAGTTGAGGACATGTACACGGCGTGCTGCCTCAGAAAGGCTCTCATCATGAACGACCACAGGTCACCCTGCACACGCACTCTTCTCTTTTCTGCCCTCTGGCAAACGACTCAGGACTATTCGCACACGCACTACGCGATTCAGGAATAGTTTCTACCCCAATGCCATAACACCGTTCAACACTCATTAATGTGTGATAACAATAATGACACTAGACAATGACACTTTACAATTTATTGTACTGTCACTTTATGCCTTATTGTCAAGcaataatgatatttttttaaattcttgtaCATTTTGGTCATTTCAGCACACATGTACACTTGTGTACACAGCAGTGACGGATCTACTGTATATCTATTGTATTGTATCCTGTCTTGTCTATTAGTCTGTGGCGCAGCGTTCGAGAAAGTTTTTCATTGTACACGGTACACGGTACTTGTACACGTGACAATAAACGACCctgactttttattttgttatttgctATTtagaaaaacaatttaaaaacactCAGATAAGTACACCAGCGTAGTAGGTGAAGATTGTTACATCAAATGCTTCAAAAAATAACATTAAGAGAATGAATACTGAGCGGTAGAGAAGGTGAAATGTGGGAAAAACGCCAACGTGGCCAAAGGTAAAGGCGAACATGAGGATTAATATGTGTGGACTGACTTATGGTTACACTTCAACGTAGTATTTATTCAGAATACAGTGTTTGCCtgggtttaataaaaaaaggttcgGTCTGTACCACAATAGCAGTAAAGCTTATATCCTATCGATCACCTTTGCGTGAGTTTGCAATAATAAAAACCAAGTGAAATAACATTACAAGCAGGTTATCAAACAATAACTTAAGTAACAACCTGTTCAGCAGCTGCGAGTCCTAGCACATTCACCACCCGTGCAAAACTGTAATGTGGACGTTCTCAAAAACAGTGTGTTTCTCATCCACGCGAGAAAACGTTACAATTGTTTTAGATCAACTCTGTGACACAAAAATCGCTATTTCCGAATAGacggaaataaaacaaaaaaacaaagcagagaaaaaaaaaactgttataaACAATATCTCTTATACCATGGACAGGACCTTAGTGTGTTTTAATAGATAAATCAGATTTTAGTCATAATGCACCTTTATTCGTCAAGTGGTATCACAACATGTTTCCACAGTCTTTTTgattacacaaaaatatatttaattttgaaaaaaaaaaaaaagaaaagaaaagaaaaagaatcgtAGGTTCCCAGCCACAGACGTTGACACTGGGACACATCTATAGTGGCCTCTCATACTTATGGTCTCAAACACTTCATTCAGTACATACATCAAGTAAAAGAATACTGACTTAAAAGGTAAATAATACAGGAACTGCGTTTCTTTATGTCGGGCCTCATCTTAAACCAGCAGATTGAAACCCCGCTCCTGTCACATGTCACACACCTCAACTGCAAATAATGAACACTGTTTAAGGAATAATTCACTCAGAAAGAGgcactggtggtggtggtggtggtggtgataaaTACCCAGTATGAAAGAGATGTGAAAACCAGCCCCTGCTAGTCTTATTCACTATTAGAGCTCTGAGAATTAGCCGATAGCCAATAACGTGCTTCAGATGGGCAATAATAACAACCATACACATGTTAATACAAAATACGTCTAATCCTATCTGATACCACAATATTCCCGGCCAATGTCAGTCTGATATGTCTGTCTAGTACCATCGCTTAGAATCTACGGAAGCCCTGAACCACgagttctttgttttttttttatttgaacttaTTATCTCATGATAAGTCCAAATAGTGATAAAATGACCAAATTATTAAGAACGAGTGATTAGTAAAGACTGATTATttgagtttgttgttgttgttgttgtaggttttgtgtttttagaGCCACTTATTTGATCTTAATATTAGCTGACGCGCTTAACCCATGCCTACATGAATTTATGCACCGAGCTGCTGCCTCACGATACACTGATTATATATTCGCATGAATGACCGGATGTAAAGGGGTTCCTAATAAATTGGTCAGTGAGTGTATCTTGAAATAACAAGATAAGTCAGAATGACTACATAAAATCTAAAAACATTTTGTAGAACATGCGGTTCAGGGCTTTGTTACGTAACAGATCGAGGCATTGTATAATTTAGCGAACATTCAAGTCTAGTTCGACGTGAGGTTTGAATACCGCGCTACATTCTCAAATAAAATTCACAGTCCACCATGTAGCGATTCTATTAATAATCCTTCCTCTGGGCTAGGAATTTGTTTCGCTTAAGGTTAAACAACCATGTCTTCTCAGAAATAGCGTCGCTGTCCATTTGAGTTTCACGAATCGATTGAAGAGATAAACAAGAAGGCTCCTTCATCTTAACGTTGCAGCTCTGGAACGGATTCTCAGGTTTAACGGTTAGTATTGTAGGCGTGAATTCCAGCACGCCATCAATTTGGCACATTAAGATTCACATGTGGTTTACATCTGTCCAGTGTAGGCCAGTCTGCGGATGGGCAAAGCCAGTGCTAGCCCAGTGGCCACTCCAGACCGTGTGCCCTGGACACCTCAGCGTATCCTAGGCTGTTAGAGTCATGCTAAAGTGAGGTGGTTGTTCCGTTCCACAGTGGGTAGAAGGTCTTTCTTTATAGGAGTTGGTGGGAGGGAAGAGCCTCTGTCCTTTGAGCTGAAGAGGTCAGACACATAGAATGCCtgggagaaggaaaaaaaaaaaaagtagagagcaaaaattattattattattattagagctaCTCAGAAGaattgtgtgtgttagtgagtgagAAAGTGCATGATCTGTCACTTTATCACTGTATGTATGATGGTCtatgcatatatacagtagagtCCATTATaaaaagtgtgaaaaatatCTGTAAACGTCACAGAAATCATTATGGACATTCTACTGTGTCTACAGCAGGTATTAAATACGTCCGTTGTAAACACGACGTTTCAATTACGCAAGTGTTACTATTTATATGATCCATATCTAAACACAACTCAGAAAACAAGTAGAACTTTACACCAATGGCATCACTGGAGTCAATGCCTCTGCTGCAAACAAGTCTATTCCTTCATCTTTCCAATTCTGAAATACCCTTAACGATATATTCCAAACAgaaaggaagctattgaagaaaaaaacgaattcagacatttgaccttgctgtgatcTTGACTCTGTTTGGATTCCAAAATATAATCGGTTCACCCTGCTGGTTACGATTTTAGTCTCATATAGACACAAAGCGTTCGTTCACGAGAATCTCGGATTGgacagacggacggacggacaaCCCCGAAATTAACCAATACAAAGACGGACGACCAAAATGACGCAGATGTATTCCAGATTCATACAAGAATGGAGTAAAAATATCTGCACGTCTATTTGACTGATATATTGATGATTTGTaacaactccaattccacagTGGTTTGTATATTTCTGGATCTTGACGTGGACTAAATGTCCCTACAAGGAAAGAAAtattgaccttttttttaacaatacttatttgtaaataaataaataaataaataaagagccaAATGGTTTCTGTTTGGTTATCGAGGTTAAGTTTAGGATTAGATTCGTGTACTAGTTATCATTAATAATTCTGCCAATAGAAGATCTTCACAAGCGTAGTAAGActattgtgagtgtgtgtccttACAACGCAGTAGGCCACCAGGGCTCCCTGTACAAAACCAGCCAGCACGTCAGTGGGGTGGTGCTTGTGGTCAGAGACGCGTGATAAACCGGTGTAGAAGGCCATCATGAGGAGTGTGAATTGCACCAGAGGCCGTAGCAGCCGCGCTCCCTCCCAGGTAAACCTCGACTGCAGGTAcagctacacaaacacacatcactcTGGAGTTAATACACACAACGGAATACTGAGATCCCTCCAGGTGAGTCGAAGTATTTTACGTTCGAGGgttttttctttgcattttctGTTAATATAATCCGAGCAATTTAATTTCTGCAGCTGCTTCTGAGCCTAGACTGAAGTTTAGACAGACTAAAGCGTGGAGAATGACAAAATTTATACAGAAGTCCGGAGGTACTTACAGCCAAATAGAGCATGGTGTACATGgagaaagaggcgtggcctgaGAAAAAGGACTTCctatgaagagagagagagagagagagagagcggatTAAGGGCTTTGTCAACATGGAAATATgtatttacagtactgtgcaaaagtttaggcaccctattgtttttttttagtacaaactttcgtgacttctacattatcgtcagtacattaaaaaaaaaaaaaaatttaaattctcAAACATTAGtgttccagcacaaaatgaaatgttacagagaaatgcttgtgtgtgagtaaagaaagcagaatattaAGCGGTAAGAGACACTTCTCAGATGGAAAACACAATGAAAGCTGCTGGGTTTTGAATCAAAAATacgaagcgagtgcgacagtcaaagtctgcggaagaaccgtgtctggttctgcgtGACGCTCGATAACACttccagctcatttccttacaaaactgcactaattgtaccggagactactattgttatttaaaaaaatttttgtcacaccaaatattgacctTGTTTCTTTTACTAccgtttactgctctttatagtattttttttttttcaaatgtagaaacgtttaatttcattattttgatgacATTTTGCTCTGCAGcaattctttgcatgtgcctaagacttttgcacagtactgcaaGTCAAATGTATAGAGGAGAAGTTAAGGAGAAAACAAAGCAGTGCACATCAGTCATGGACTGATTGAACATATGTcccaactttttatttttttcttgttaccCACAAAGCGAGAGGAAGTAATAGCTATTTCGTCTCTCTGAGAGAGCATTCGATCTTTAAATCGTTTAGCACAATAAGCAGATTCTTACAATGCTAACTTGTACACTTTTGCACATCAGTTTGCTTAAAGGCATTAGCCTAGATAATACAGTCTGTTATCAGATTAAGGGGAACATTTCTAATATCCTTATGTAactgcacatacacatacatgacACGGGTTACTACTAGAAGGGCAGTAATACAAATCATTTACGTTTATATTTACGCGCTTTATGTTGGAGTCAAAATTGCGTTTTAGTTCATAAAAAGACAGCTTTCATTAGCCAATCCCAGATATTAATTCTAATACAAATTAGTCTTTACATAGATTTTTGAATGTATGAAATTTCCTTCAAGTAATCTATCAGTTATATTTCATCGTGTTCATGCTATTTTATCGTGTTATTTGAACTGAATAAGCAGTATGATGTAAGCAGTAACACAACATAAGGTgcacatatatattacagatGTATTTACACCTACGACATGGTCCATTCATGCTGCTTGTGTCATACCTGGCCTCTTGAACCCTGCTGTCGTCCCCTGTGCACAGGTACTCGGTGATGTAACCCAGCGAGCAGTTAATCCGGGAGAAATCTGGCCTGCACACATCCAGGAAGTGAGGACGCAGGCGGCCCACCGACACCTTGGCAATGTCTGTGAAGGACTGGCTGATGGCACAGCCAAAGAGGAAAACCCCAACCTGCTTGTAGAGGGCCGACAGGTAGGGGTTCCTTACAAACGCGTTGGAGCCCTCATGGAGGAAGTGGATCCGGTAGCTCTCGCCTATCGTGATCTATACGTGGTGGAAAATCAAAGTGAAGAGGTAAAAGGGTTAAAGGACAGTTGAATGCAAGTGGGCTGAGCATAAGATCGTGCTACCCGATTCCTCGTTTTCACTCGTTAACTCATTTCCGATTAAATTTCTCAATAAACCCATATGCTATGTACAGAAGAGCACAAACCAATGGGCCAATACTTtgagtaaagttgtgtgtgaatgtttgcgTGAGCTAAACCGAACAAAACATTTAGGAAAGTTTCAGAAACTCTTTGGATTTTCTTTGTATTCACGTGCGTATGTTGAAAGATGGCAATCAGCTAGAGTATACATTACTGGTCCATTCAAAGCACAGCTGATTTGCAATTAGTGACGcctacaaaactccataaaaggaaaTGCTCACAGAGTGGGAAGCCAAAATGACTACTtaactaccaaaaaaaaaaaaaaaaaagaagaactcTTTTAAAATGTGCCAGTAGGAAGAAATGAACCACAGTCATAAACAAAACGTGGACATGCACAGGAATGGCACAGGATCTTTTTGTCGACCAAATTAGTCCTGGATCTAAAGCGTTGGACAGCATCAAAAgaagtttccaaaaaaaaaaaaaaaaaacaattccagaaaataaaaaaatcatactgGTCCTTAAATATAAGCTCCAGGTGAATTTATATTCGCTATTTATAGATATAAATTAGGCATTTAAACTTGACAGCATCATCTGCATATTAAAACGCAGCAACTCCTttgcaaattatatgatttaaaTCCGATCGAGTTTTATATTAGGGTTCTATGAgtgaatttacacacactcgggAGCATGTGTAggatatgaatgtttttttttttttcttcaaatctatgaaattttcattaataccaaatttcttgtgtaaatactcgtacaaaccatttttttttttttttgcctaaatCCACTCGTCTCCAGCTCGATAAACGACGCCCAATGCAAGTATAGTGGCATTAAGGTATGTTCTTGCACGAAGTTGAAAGGAAATTTGTCCTACatataggaaaaataaatcCTCAGCTGTAATTACTCCGCCTGTTTTACTAACATTAATCTTCATTGTTGCACATGCAGTTTTTGGACAAATAATTTTTAGGCGAATTATGGAATTTTAGGTATTCGAGTCACATTTAAACATCATTTTCTTCACTTACGTGTAATTCAAACCATATGTCTCAGCTCAACTCTCCCTCCCCCCAGTCAACTCGCCGCTAAGCTGAGAAACGTGTGCGAGGGAGAATAGGGGGATGTGGCTGGTTTTAATAAAGAGAATCGCTGAGCTAGCTGTTGAATCTCACGCTGATGGTATGCTGTTTGGTTTCCAGTCTGAAGTCTGGGGCCTCTCAGAGTGCAAGCGCCGGTCTGGGACCAGTTTCTCATTCTGATGAAGGCTGTAATGCGATCCTCCATCAGACCTCTTGCACGGAAACACCTGGCCTATACGGGTCCGGCTCTGCGCCGCCTTTAAATTCCTCAGACGAGTTAACTTGCCATCGACCGCAACCCACTCTTTTACTCTGTTCTAGGAAATGAAAATGTCTTTTTGAAAACGAAAAACAACTCAGAACGCCGCCCAGACGAGGGAGTCTTCGGTCTCTCTACGGACGTTCGGTTCCAGAAAGAATCCAAAAGGGAACATTTCAAGTCGACTGAAGGTTACTTATGAACAAACTACTGGATAAACGACAGAAGTGAATTCTGTGTGATATGTTTGACGCTTAACAGTGCACTGAACCTGCACTATAAAAGTCAGTTATTGTTAAGTGTATTGGAagacgct contains:
- the LOC128610478 gene encoding phospholipid phosphatase 3, with the translated sequence MQRLLCEKVMASESKNPTSEGKDTSQRKILVFLDLFCLFLAGLPFLIIESSAVRPYRRGFYCSDESIKYPAKDGETISDGVLSAVGTLIVILSITIGESYRIHFLHEGSNAFVRNPYLSALYKQVGVFLFGCAISQSFTDIAKVSVGRLRPHFLDVCRPDFSRINCSLGYITEYLCTGDDSRVQEARKSFFSGHASFSMYTMLYLALYLQSRFTWEGARLLRPLVQFTLLMMAFYTGLSRVSDHKHHPTDVLAGFVQGALVAYCVAFYVSDLFSSKDRGSSLPPTPIKKDLLPTVERNNHLTLA